In Bacteroidota bacterium, the genomic stretch TTAGAATTGAGATATTCCTTGTAAAATACAGATTTAAAAAGCCTTATGAATTTCCGATTTTATTCACAAACCTTTGCTTTACTTCCCCCGTTGCCGTATAAAACTCTATTTTCCTTCCGTTTTTACCACCGGTACTGGAACTGACAACAGGTATTTTTAAATCATTGAGTATTTCTCTGGCGATGATAATATTTCTTTCTCCGATTTTAAACTTTGAGATTGAAGAATCAATCACCTCGCCGCCACCAAATACCTTGGCTATAAGATTATATTTCAGACACCCAAGAGCCTGCATTTTATCAATAAGTCGTTCAATAGCAATATTACCGTACTTTGGAGAAGCAAGTCCTTGCCCATTCCATAAGGGAAGCATGTAATGATTGATGCCTCCTGCTTTCAACACCGGATCCCATAAGCATACCGACACGCAAGACCCCAGGATAGTATAAACCTTAAAAGGATCCTTGCTGACAAACAATGCTGATGGATATAAGAAATGAAGGGGTAAATTGTCGTCCATTTATAAGCGCATTAGAATATTTCGTCATTTTCGAATAAAAAGTCATTTCCGTCTGAAGAAAATCCGGCTATACCGGATTGAGATTCAGGAATGGAAATGGTAAAAGCAGAACCTTTCCCTTTCTGACTCCTGACTTCAATGCTCCCATCCAAAAGATCCAACAATGCCTTTGTAATAGACAATCCTAATCCATGTCCCCTGTTGATCGAATTAATCCCGTTGTCCAAACGTTTAAACCTGTCGAAGATAATTTTTTGGTTTTCTTCTGAAATTCCTGCGCCAAAATCCTGAATACTGACATTTAACAGTCCATTCTCCTGCCAAACATGTAAAATAATATTTCCCTTGTCATAACTGAACTTCACCGCATTGCTCATTAAGTTAGACATAATCAGCTTAAGTTTTTCAGGATCTGTTTTAAAATAAACCACTGCACCTCCTTCGCTGGCTATATCAAACTTATATTCAAAATTCAGATTCTTCTTTTTTGATTCAAACTTAAAAGAATCTAAAACCGTATTAAAAAGAGACTTAATGTCGGTATTTAAAATTTCAGGATATATTTCACCGGCTTCTATTTTAGCAGCCACAAAAATATTTCTAAGCTGGAAATCAAGGGTAAATGCTTCTGAGTGAATTAAGGCCACCATGGCAATAACCGTTTTCCAATCCTCTTTTTTTACAGATAATATACTTTTTGAAAGTCCTAATATAGAGGTAAAAGGATTAATGATTTCATTCGTGATATTGGAGATGAAATGGCTTTTCAAAGCTTCGGAATCTTCCAGCTTTTTATTCACCGTTTTCAACTCATTCATCAACTGTTTTAACTCTTCAAGATCTTCCTTGTTTTCCTTAAACCTGCGTTGTAACTCCTCAAGCAATTCTTCGTCAGATAACCGGGTCATATCTTTATATTTATAATAAGTTTGTTATCAATTTTTTAATACAGCCTTTAATTCTTCAGACCTGAAAGGTTTGCTTACATATCCGTCCATACCGGCAGCAAGGCACTTTTCCTCATCCCCTTTCATCGCATTTGCAGTCATGGCAATTATTTTAACCTTCTGCAGGGAATGATTTTCGTTTTCATAATTTCTTATCATTTGGGTTGCTTCATAACCATCCATCTCCGGCATGTTGATGTCCATAAAAACCAGGTCATACTTTTTATCTTTGAACATGCTTAGGGCCAACCTGCCATTTTCAGCAATATCGATATTGTACTGATATTTTTGCAGCAAAAATTTTATAACTTTCTGATTGAGCAGGTTGTCTTCAACTACTAAAATATTGTTAATAACCGGATTATACCTGACATCAGAAGAACCGGATTTGTCTTTTTGCTTGACAGCATGTTTTGCTTTCTTTAATGTTACCTTAAACCAGAATTTCGAACCTTCACCCAAAGTGCTCTCCACGCCTATCCGGCCTTTCATCAAGCCAACCAATCTCTGTGAAATAGCTAATCCCAAACCTGTTCCCCCGTGCAACCGGGTGGTAGAAACATCGACCTGGGAAAAAGATTTAAACAGTTTATTAAAATCCTTTTGGGCAATTCCAATACCGGTATCCGTCACATCAAATATTATGGTGATTTTGTCTTCATCATCACTCAAACAATGGACATGAATATTTACTTCACCCCTATCTGTAAACTTTACGGCATTGGTACTCAGATTTAACAATATCTGGCTTAAACGGACGGGGTCGCCCTCAACATATTTAGGAATAGAGTCGTCGATATGGACATTGAACTGCAATCCTTTTTCTTTGACTTTTGAATCAAGCATCAGGGCAATGTCCTGAATAACTTTGGTTAAGTCGAAACCTATGTTTTCAAGGATAATCTGATTTGCTTCAATTTTAGAAAAATCAATGATATCGTTTATCAAGGAGAGTAAGGTTTGAGAAGACAGGCCAATAATATCGAGATACTCCCTTTGTTGGGCGTTTAGTTCGGTTTCCTTGGTCAATTCGACCATTCCGATAATACTGTTGAGCGGGGTACGGATCTCATGGCTCATATTAGCCAGAAACTCGCTCTTATACTGGGAAGCTTTCTCGGCAATTTCCTTGGCTTTTTTCAGTTCCTCCTTGGAACGGCGAAGTTCAAGGTGAGTGGTCACCCTGGCCAATAATTCCGTTTCATTGAATGGCTTCAGTACATAATCCACGGCACCTGTTTCAAAACCTCTGACTATGCTCTTTTCATCATTCATGGCCGTAAGAAAAATGATGGGAATATCTTTG encodes the following:
- a CDS encoding chemotaxis protein CheD is translated as MDDNLPLHFLYPSALFVSKDPFKVYTILGSCVSVCLWDPVLKAGGINHYMLPLWNGQGLASPKYGNIAIERLIDKMQALGCLKYNLIAKVFGGGEVIDSSISKFKIGERNIIIAREILNDLKIPVVSSSTGGKNGRKIEFYTATGEVKQRFVNKIGNS
- a CDS encoding HAMP domain-containing sensor histidine kinase, whose translation is MTRLSDEELLEELQRRFKENKEDLEELKQLMNELKTVNKKLEDSEALKSHFISNITNEIINPFTSILGLSKSILSVKKEDWKTVIAMVALIHSEAFTLDFQLRNIFVAAKIEAGEIYPEILNTDIKSLFNTVLDSFKFESKKKNLNFEYKFDIASEGGAVVYFKTDPEKLKLIMSNLMSNAVKFSYDKGNIILHVWQENGLLNVSIQDFGAGISEENQKIIFDRFKRLDNGINSINRGHGLGLSITKALLDLLDGSIEVRSQKGKGSAFTISIPESQSGIAGFSSDGNDFLFENDEIF
- a CDS encoding response regulator, whose product is MDEKKTARILIIDDSAINILLISKILEQKHFLLDSARNGKTALIKAHEQQFDLILLDVIMPDMDGFEVCRRLKKSSDTKDIPIIFLTAMNDEKSIVRGFETGAVDYVLKPFNETELLARVTTHLELRRSKEELKKAKEIAEKASQYKSEFLANMSHEIRTPLNSIIGMVELTKETELNAQQREYLDIIGLSSQTLLSLINDIIDFSKIEANQIILENIGFDLTKVIQDIALMLDSKVKEKGLQFNVHIDDSIPKYVEGDPVRLSQILLNLSTNAVKFTDRGEVNIHVHCLSDDEDKITIIFDVTDTGIGIAQKDFNKLFKSFSQVDVSTTRLHGGTGLGLAISQRLVGLMKGRIGVESTLGEGSKFWFKVTLKKAKHAVKQKDKSGSSDVRYNPVINNILVVEDNLLNQKVIKFLLQKYQYNIDIAENGRLALSMFKDKKYDLVFMDINMPEMDGYEATQMIRNYENENHSLQKVKIIAMTANAMKGDEEKCLAAGMDGYVSKPFRSEELKAVLKN